GAGAGGGATCACATGAACGTACTGCAGACGATCCGTTCGCGTAAATACTTGCAGCGGATCCTACTCAGTTTTATGCTTGTTGTCGCCATTCTGGCTGTGGCTTCGCTGCTGATGAACTCGGGTGCCCGCAGCAAGGTGCTCAGCCTCCAGAATGAAGCGGACCGCAAGCTGCTGACCCAGATCAATTACAATATCGAGAACATGAACGGAATTGTAAAAGATCTGGCGGTCTCCCTGTACAATGACGAGGAGCTGCTGGCGCTGAAGTCCGGCGCGGATTACAGGCAGAGCATCCTCAAGATTGAGCGGCTGAATCATACGGTCGCAGCCTCACCGTATCTGCATGCGGCCGTCTTTTATAATGGGGCCCAGCACCGGTTCTTCTCGTCGCTGAATCATGAGATTAACAATAGTCTTCTGTACAGCTCCTTGCAGAACTATATGGATTCCCGGGCAGATCTGCCGAAGCTCCAGCTCATTCCGCTCGACTTGGACGGCAAGGGCGGGGGGATTGATGTCTTTGCCTTCTTCCTGTATGACGGGGATACCTTGGGTTCAATCAATGACAATGTGCTGATCCTCACGGTCAAGCCGGGATGGATGCTTGATAATATGAAAGCGCTTAACCAAGTAGCGGAACGGCAGAATGATGTGTTATTCGTGACCGATACCGACGGTGAGGTGCTGATCGCAACCGGCGGGCAGGTTCCTGAAGGGCTTAACCTGAAGGGAGAGCTGCTGCCGCGGATCAGTGCTTCGGGCAGACCGCTGGATTCCTTCAACTACAGTCATGACGGCAGGAAATATAAAGTGACTTATCTGAGCAAAGCCCTGAACAACTGGCAGATTATCAGCATGCAGGATTATGATGTGGTGCTGGGCAGTGTCCGGCAGATGAAATGGACGGAGATCGCGGTCACGCTGTCTGTTGTTCTGCTGGCCGTGCTGTTGTCCGTGTTCTTCGCGGTGCGGCTGTATAAGCCGGTAGGCCAGCTGCTGACTCTGGTTCCAGGCGATGTGCGGGGTGCGCCGCAGGCTAAGGATGAGCTGTCACTAATTGCAGCCAACCTTACGGAGATGATCAGCAAGCTGAAGGGGCTGGAGCTGGAGCGGGCCTCGCAGTCCAATATTGCCAAGCTCTATCAGCTCCGCAGCCTGATCGCTTCAAGCCATAGTCTGGATGAGCAGTCCTTCCTGCAGCTTAGGGAGCAGCACGGCATCGATATTGCCCATCCGTCTCCGCTCCGGCTGGCGCTCGTGCAGATCGACAACCTGCAGGGGCTGGCGGCAGAGCCGGGACTGCCGATGGAATCGCTGCTGTACTTCGCCATCTCCAACATCGGACAGGAATTATTGCGCCTTCAGGGCTCCTGTGAAGCTGCAGATATGAAGAGCGGGCATCTGGTCTTCATTGCCGGGAGTGCGGACGGGGAGCTGGCGAAGCTGGAGGAGCGGTTCAGGGAGCTCCAGCAGACGATCGGCAACTATTATCATATTACTTTTACAGTCACGCTAAGCGAGGTCTTCACGGATTACCGCAGCATCACGGCGCATTATAATCTGGCGCAGCGCCATGCCAATTACCGGATGATCTACGGCAAAGGAGCAGTGCTGGAGCCTGAAATGCTCCGGGCGAATGAAGAGAATGAAGCGCTGCGTATTCCGCAGGAGCTGGAGCGGCAGCTGACGGAAGGGCTGAAGGGCGGGGATCTGGCCGAGACTGAGCAGACGATCCGCAAGTGGAGAGCGCTGCTTGGCGGCTTCAGCTATGAGAATATGTATTCTGCGGTGCTTCATCTGGCCGTGACTCTGAGCCAGACGCTAGCCGAGATGAACAGCCGGAGTGTCAATCCGGTCTCGCTTAACCTGCAGGCGATCAACCGCCGGATTCTGGAGAAGGAGACGCTGGATGAGATGGAGACGGTCCTGCTGGAGGTGGTGCGGGAAGTCGCCGGGCAGCGCCGGAGCGGGCGCGAGGACAAGAACCGGCTGCTCGCGGACACGGTGAAGGAGATTATTGACAGGCATTACGCCGATCCTGACCTGAATGTGAAGCGGATTGCCGATATGCTCAAGATGAGTCCGGTCTATCTGGGCCAGGTGTTCAAGGCGCAGGAAGGCACGAGCGTGGTGGATCAGATCAACGCCGCCCGGCTGGCCAGTGCCAAGAAGTACCTGGAGCAAGAGGACTTCACCGTAACAGAGATTATGGAGAAGGTCGGGTTCGGGAACGAGAGTTATTTTTACCGCCTGTTCAAGCGCTGCTATGGCACCACGCCGAAGGAGTACCGCCTGAAATCAGCCATTGACCGCAGCAGATGATTCCTTTACCCAAATGGGTCAAGCAGCGTCCAATACGTAAAGCAGGGTCCGCTACATGAGCACTATTCATTTGGCGGGCTTTTTGCTGTGCCGCGCTGGAGTCTGCTTCCCGCTAGACAGGAATCTGGCAACAATACAGCCCGGCTTTACAGCATTCTTGCAATTGTACAGTAACGCAGCGGCCTGATTCTGCGCTATTGTTAGTCGTGCAAAGCCTGGGACAATAGGCACACAGCTGCAGCTAAGGAAGGAAAGGAAGGGGCTCAAGGTTATGTTGAATAAGGTTCCGCTGGCGGAACAGCAGGCAAGTTCAGGAGCGCTGCCGGCCACGCGCAGAAAATCCTGGCTCCGAAGGGAGCTGACTCATTTCAAAAGCAACCGGGAGCTGTTCCTGCTCTCGCTGCCGGGATTGCTGTACAAATTGATTTTCGCGTATATTCCGATGATTGGTCTGATTATCGCCTTCAAGAATTACCGGTATGATCTTGGGATCTTCGGCAGTAAATGGGTAGGGCTGGACAACTTCCGGTATTTGTTCACTACGGACACGGCGTGGCGGATTACCCGGAATACCGTCCTGTATAACACCGCCTATATTCTGATTGGCACCTCAGCGGCGCTGCTGCTGGCTATTCTGATGAATGAGATTAAGGCTAAGTGGAGCAAGTTCTATCAGACGGCCTTGTTTCTGCCCCATTTTCTGTCATGGGTGCTGGTAGGTTATGTGGCTTATGCCTTCTTGAACCACTCGGACGGCTTCATCAACCGCACGCTGGAATCCTTCGGGCTGAATCCGGTGAGCTGGTATCAGAACCCCGGACCATGGCCGGTCATTCTGATTCTGGTTCAATTGTGGAAAGTGGTGGGGTTCAACACGCTGATTTATTTTGCGGGCATTATTGGCATTAACAGTGAGTATTACGAGGCGGCGCGGATCGACGGGGCAACCAAGCGGCAAATGGCCTTCAAAATCACGATCCCGCTGATGGCCCCAATCATTATTATTATGCTGATTCTGTCGATCGGCAATATGTTCCGCGGGGATTTCGGCCTGCATTATTTCATCCCGAATAACTCCGGTTTTCTCTATGGCTCTACGGATATCATTGATACTTATGTGTACCGTGCGCTGCGTGAGGTCGGCAATGTGAGCATGTCTGCGGCTACCGGGTTCTATCAGTCGGTTGTCGGTCTGGTGCTGGTACTGACGGCTAACGGAATTGTGCGCAAGGTCGATCCCGATAATTCCCTTTGGTAAGGAGGTGCCCGAAGCGTGGGCAAAAAATTTGAATTCTCGAAGCTGTTCATTAATCTGCTGTTTATCGTGCTGTCGCTGGTGGTGATTCTGCCATTCCTGCTGGTCATCGTGGTCTCGCTGACGGATGAGAAGTCGCTGACCGAGAACGGGTACCAGTTCATTCCTTCATCCTTCAGTCTGGATGCCTACCGCTATCTGCTGGACGCTCCTGATATTCTGCTCCGGGCTTATGGCGTTACGTTCACGGTGACGATTATCGGCGCGCTGGCCGGACTGCTGCTGACCGCGATGACCGCCTACGTGATTTCAAGGCAGGATTACCGGTATAACCGGGCGACGACGTTCTATGTATTTTTCACCATGCTGTTCAGCGGGGGACTTGTTCCCTCGTACATCCTAATTACGCAATACCTGCATTTGAAGGATAGCCTGCTGGCGCTGATTCTGCCGATTCTGCTGTCGCCGTTCAACATTATGGTCATGAAGGGCTTCATGTCCAAAATTC
The window above is part of the Paenibacillus sp. FSL H8-0048 genome. Proteins encoded here:
- a CDS encoding helix-turn-helix domain-containing protein, whose translation is MNVLQTIRSRKYLQRILLSFMLVVAILAVASLLMNSGARSKVLSLQNEADRKLLTQINYNIENMNGIVKDLAVSLYNDEELLALKSGADYRQSILKIERLNHTVAASPYLHAAVFYNGAQHRFFSSLNHEINNSLLYSSLQNYMDSRADLPKLQLIPLDLDGKGGGIDVFAFFLYDGDTLGSINDNVLILTVKPGWMLDNMKALNQVAERQNDVLFVTDTDGEVLIATGGQVPEGLNLKGELLPRISASGRPLDSFNYSHDGRKYKVTYLSKALNNWQIISMQDYDVVLGSVRQMKWTEIAVTLSVVLLAVLLSVFFAVRLYKPVGQLLTLVPGDVRGAPQAKDELSLIAANLTEMISKLKGLELERASQSNIAKLYQLRSLIASSHSLDEQSFLQLREQHGIDIAHPSPLRLALVQIDNLQGLAAEPGLPMESLLYFAISNIGQELLRLQGSCEAADMKSGHLVFIAGSADGELAKLEERFRELQQTIGNYYHITFTVTLSEVFTDYRSITAHYNLAQRHANYRMIYGKGAVLEPEMLRANEENEALRIPQELERQLTEGLKGGDLAETEQTIRKWRALLGGFSYENMYSAVLHLAVTLSQTLAEMNSRSVNPVSLNLQAINRRILEKETLDEMETVLLEVVREVAGQRRSGREDKNRLLADTVKEIIDRHYADPDLNVKRIADMLKMSPVYLGQVFKAQEGTSVVDQINAARLASAKKYLEQEDFTVTEIMEKVGFGNESYFYRLFKRCYGTTPKEYRLKSAIDRSR
- a CDS encoding carbohydrate ABC transporter permease; the encoded protein is MGKKFEFSKLFINLLFIVLSLVVILPFLLVIVVSLTDEKSLTENGYQFIPSSFSLDAYRYLLDAPDILLRAYGVTFTVTIIGALAGLLLTAMTAYVISRQDYRYNRATTFYVFFTMLFSGGLVPSYILITQYLHLKDSLLALILPILLSPFNIMVMKGFMSKIPLEIIESAKIDGAREFRIFFRIILPLSTPALATLGLLISFTYWNEWFNAMLYIDDPNKVPLQLLLVRTLNSIEFLTTNSEFTGQLGIDLSSFPNSSARMAIAVLAGGPMLVIFPFFQRFFVKGLTVGSLKG
- a CDS encoding ABC transporter permease is translated as MLNKVPLAEQQASSGALPATRRKSWLRRELTHFKSNRELFLLSLPGLLYKLIFAYIPMIGLIIAFKNYRYDLGIFGSKWVGLDNFRYLFTTDTAWRITRNTVLYNTAYILIGTSAALLLAILMNEIKAKWSKFYQTALFLPHFLSWVLVGYVAYAFLNHSDGFINRTLESFGLNPVSWYQNPGPWPVILILVQLWKVVGFNTLIYFAGIIGINSEYYEAARIDGATKRQMAFKITIPLMAPIIIIMLILSIGNMFRGDFGLHYFIPNNSGFLYGSTDIIDTYVYRALREVGNVSMSAATGFYQSVVGLVLVLTANGIVRKVDPDNSLW